The window CCTTTTTAAGATCTTCAGGAACATCCTGATCCCTTCTCTGCATTGTATTCATGTAGTCCTCACCTTCGCTGGTTGCCAGAAGACCAGACGGAACAAATTTGGTGATTCTGCCAAGTGAGGCCTCCTGCACATCGCCAAGTTCAAT is drawn from Gemmatimonadota bacterium and contains these coding sequences:
- a CDS encoding ATPase, with product MPELFAKSNLMGTFKGFSERGYEFAAEIVTPYDATMLEKPQLGQFLLIELGDVQEASLGRITKFVPSGLLATSEGEDYMNTMQRRDQDVPEDLKK